A region from the Aquimarina sp. ERC-38 genome encodes:
- a CDS encoding response regulator, translated as MALEIYLYVVIFLLFMVLAILFMAFKKLKLKNNQLSTTIKSTNKEFQLSQEFIAQVSQELRTPLYGIMGLTNLLSEQSEAMAHSKHLKSLKFTSSYLFNLINNVLHVNFLNSNKIELNKKSTPIKEVIHEIVNSFNYVGVTKNNTIHLEIDPSLPEHLITDKSMISQVLMNLINNALRFTRNGNVYIHVENAKQENSTYTLVFKVSHDGNDLSKEAEKTLYEEFSDLDTAKYAYLGTGLNATIVNKLVDTLNGEIMVNQDEISGSEYAFIVPMEALEAEPRQITDLTNRSSKVLIVDDNRLNLLVAEKIMASEGFVCTTIDNGFDAISLVKENKYDLVLMDINMPKLNGIGTTKRIREFDKDTPIIALTAVDVTQLNRQIIGAGFNDYILKPYDRNLLIEIVHKQLQREPMLVS; from the coding sequence ATGGCCTTAGAAATTTATTTATATGTAGTTATTTTCTTACTTTTTATGGTGTTGGCTATACTTTTTATGGCTTTTAAAAAACTAAAATTAAAAAACAACCAATTAAGTACAACTATTAAGTCTACTAACAAAGAGTTCCAGTTAAGCCAGGAATTTATAGCACAGGTAAGTCAGGAATTGCGAACACCCTTATACGGTATTATGGGTTTGACTAATTTACTATCTGAACAGTCAGAAGCTATGGCTCATTCAAAACATTTAAAATCACTCAAATTTACAAGTTCTTATCTGTTTAATCTAATTAACAACGTTTTACACGTAAACTTTTTGAATTCAAATAAGATTGAACTCAATAAAAAATCAACGCCTATCAAAGAAGTTATTCACGAAATTGTTAATTCTTTTAATTATGTTGGTGTTACTAAAAACAATACTATTCACCTCGAGATCGACCCTAGTCTACCGGAACATTTGATTACTGATAAGTCTATGATAAGTCAGGTACTTATGAATCTCATCAATAATGCTTTACGCTTTACCCGAAATGGAAATGTATATATTCATGTTGAAAATGCCAAACAAGAAAATAGTACGTATACCTTAGTATTTAAAGTCAGTCATGACGGAAATGATTTAAGCAAAGAAGCAGAAAAAACGCTTTATGAAGAATTTTCGGATTTAGATACGGCTAAATATGCCTACCTGGGAACCGGACTGAATGCTACTATTGTCAATAAACTAGTAGATACATTGAATGGCGAAATTATGGTGAACCAAGATGAAATCTCCGGTTCTGAATATGCTTTTATAGTCCCTATGGAAGCTTTAGAAGCAGAACCCAGACAAATAACAGACTTAACCAATCGCAGTTCAAAAGTTTTAATCGTAGATGATAATAGGTTAAATTTATTAGTTGCCGAAAAAATTATGGCTTCAGAAGGTTTTGTTTGTACTACAATTGATAATGGTTTTGATGCTATCAGTCTAGTTAAAGAAAATAAGTATGATCTAGTCCTTATGGATATCAATATGCCAAAACTTAATGGAATCGGAACTACCAAGAGAATAAGAGAATTTGATAAAGATACTCCCATTATAGCTCTTACTGCTGTTGATGTGACCCAACTTAACCGACAGATCATCGGAGCAGGGTTTAATGATTATATATTAAAACCTTATGATCGAAATCTATTGATTGAAATAGTACATAAACAACTACAGCGAGAACCAATGCTGGTAAGCTGA
- a CDS encoding OmpA/MotB family protein — protein sequence MKKVITVLVVSGSLLMTSCVSKKKYVALETDLNNTRSNLQKTTVEKEELETKFAAIEARVEEYNNKINTLTDSNNEKLVKVDNLVISKNQKDRMSAALANVDPAKLEGAQTLKDSMNVAVSQNLMNSLDASIKDDEDISVDIDETVVMLSISDKLLFNSGSYRVSNKASELLEKLASVINSEPSLEVMIEGHTDSKTINTPDLRDNWDLSVKRATSIARLLQNKYDVDPAKLIASGRSSYKPLVPNDNKENMAANRRTRIVLLPDLDKFFAMIGANE from the coding sequence ATGAAAAAAGTAATCACCGTATTAGTAGTATCAGGATCATTGTTGATGACCTCCTGTGTTTCTAAGAAAAAGTATGTAGCCTTAGAGACTGATCTTAATAATACAAGAAGTAATCTACAAAAGACTACCGTAGAAAAAGAAGAATTAGAAACCAAGTTTGCTGCCATCGAAGCACGTGTTGAAGAATACAATAATAAAATCAATACGCTGACTGATTCTAATAATGAAAAATTAGTAAAAGTAGACAATCTGGTCATTTCTAAAAATCAGAAGGACAGAATGAGTGCTGCTTTAGCTAATGTAGATCCGGCTAAACTGGAGGGCGCGCAAACTTTAAAAGACTCTATGAATGTTGCAGTTTCTCAAAATCTCATGAATTCGCTAGATGCAAGCATTAAAGATGATGAAGATATCTCAGTAGATATTGATGAAACTGTGGTTATGTTATCAATCTCTGATAAACTTTTATTCAATAGCGGAAGTTATAGAGTAAGTAATAAAGCTTCTGAGTTATTAGAAAAATTAGCTAGCGTAATTAATTCCGAGCCTAGTCTGGAGGTAATGATTGAAGGTCATACGGATTCTAAAACCATCAACACACCTGATTTACGAGATAATTGGGATTTAAGCGTAAAAAGAGCTACTTCTATTGCTCGTTTATTACAAAATAAATATGATGTGGACCCTGCAAAATTAATTGCTTCCGGAAGAAGTAGTTATAAACCTTTAGTGCCTAATGATAATAAAGAAAATATGGCTGCTAATCGTAGAACCCGAATTGTTTTGTTACCGGACTTGGATAAGTTCTTTGCCATGATTGGAGCTAATGAATAA
- a CDS encoding 6-pyruvoyl trahydropterin synthase family protein, producing the protein MYKTAIIRKEHFNAAHRLHNPAWDAQKNKNVFGKCNNPHYHGHNYDLEVKIIGIPNKDTGYVMDAKVLSDLIKNQVLDRFDHKNLNIEVEEFKNLNPTAENIARVIYDLLRPYISDDFELRIKLFETQRNIVEYPYL; encoded by the coding sequence ATGTATAAAACGGCTATTATTCGGAAAGAGCATTTCAATGCCGCGCATCGCCTCCATAATCCGGCATGGGATGCACAAAAGAATAAAAATGTTTTTGGAAAATGTAACAATCCCCATTATCACGGTCATAATTACGATCTGGAAGTAAAGATTATTGGAATACCTAATAAAGATACCGGGTACGTAATGGATGCCAAAGTATTATCAGATTTAATAAAAAATCAGGTTTTAGATCGTTTTGATCATAAAAACTTAAATATTGAAGTAGAAGAATTTAAAAACCTCAATCCAACGGCAGAAAATATCGCCCGTGTCATTTACGATTTGCTTCGACCTTATATCAGCGATGATTTTGAATTACGAATTAAACTTTTTGAAACTCAACGAAATATCGTAGAGTATCCTTATCTATAA
- a CDS encoding DEAD/DEAH box helicase codes for MATLPTQIDNYKEEKVLYDYQERDIEKIFSRLEEFKEDYNLLYQLPTGGGKTVIFSEIVRRYIKQSNKKVVVLTHRIELCGQTSRMLTEFNVKNKIISSSVKTLEDQGEYMCFVAMVETLNNRLNEDQLELNDIGMVIIDEAHYNSFRKLFKFFKNCFILGVTATPLSSNMKMPMKDNYQELIVGDTILALIKKGFLAKPVTYTYDVGLGSLKIGMNGDYTVKSSEDLYTNALMQTKLLAAYEERAKGKKTLIFNNGINTSIQVYDTFKRAGYPVRHLDNTNSKQERASILEWFHKTKDAVLSSVSILTTGFDEPSVETVILNRATKSLTLYFQMIGRGSRIFKGKEEFSIIDMGNNTARFGLWSGEIDWQSIFRSPDFYYDNLVSDDEIERNFKYVMPDEIRKEFANSTDISFDIESAYSDTKKYNLRSKSVLEKSIEQHARMCVENSEDVFDARILSKLLDKDIEYRVRRYSYCISKSTKNYRDWLEEDYNRKLRSKINELFR; via the coding sequence ATGGCAACACTACCAACCCAAATTGACAATTACAAAGAAGAAAAGGTACTCTACGACTACCAGGAACGGGATATCGAAAAGATATTCAGTCGGCTGGAAGAGTTTAAGGAAGACTATAATTTATTGTATCAACTACCTACCGGAGGGGGAAAAACAGTTATTTTCTCTGAAATTGTACGACGTTATATCAAACAATCCAATAAGAAGGTGGTTGTATTGACGCATCGTATTGAATTGTGTGGGCAGACCTCGCGAATGCTTACCGAATTTAATGTTAAAAATAAGATTATTAGCAGTAGTGTAAAAACACTAGAAGATCAAGGGGAATACATGTGTTTTGTAGCCATGGTAGAAACCTTGAATAATCGCCTGAATGAAGATCAGCTGGAATTAAATGATATCGGGATGGTAATTATTGATGAGGCGCATTACAATTCCTTCCGTAAGTTATTTAAGTTTTTTAAAAACTGTTTTATCCTGGGCGTTACTGCGACTCCACTTAGTTCCAATATGAAAATGCCGATGAAGGATAATTACCAGGAACTTATTGTGGGTGATACTATCCTGGCACTGATTAAAAAAGGATTTTTAGCCAAACCGGTTACCTATACCTATGATGTAGGATTAGGTTCGTTAAAAATAGGGATGAATGGGGACTATACGGTAAAATCTTCTGAAGATTTGTATACCAATGCACTGATGCAGACTAAGCTGTTAGCTGCTTATGAAGAACGGGCTAAAGGGAAAAAAACCTTAATATTTAATAACGGTATCAATACGTCCATCCAGGTTTATGATACGTTTAAAAGAGCTGGTTATCCGGTCAGGCATTTGGATAATACCAATAGTAAGCAAGAACGGGCTAGTATTCTGGAATGGTTTCATAAAACCAAAGATGCCGTTTTATCTTCGGTAAGTATATTGACCACCGGATTTGACGAACCCTCTGTAGAAACCGTTATTTTAAATCGGGCAACCAAGTCGTTAACCCTTTATTTTCAAATGATTGGTAGGGGATCACGTATTTTTAAAGGGAAAGAAGAATTCTCTATTATCGATATGGGTAATAATACGGCCAGGTTCGGGTTATGGAGTGGAGAAATTGATTGGCAATCTATCTTTAGGTCTCCCGATTTTTATTATGATAACCTGGTAAGTGATGATGAAATCGAACGTAATTTTAAGTACGTAATGCCCGATGAGATTAGAAAAGAATTTGCAAACTCAACAGATATTAGTTTTGATATCGAATCTGCTTATTCGGATACTAAAAAATACAATTTGCGTAGTAAAAGCGTACTTGAAAAATCTATTGAACAGCATGCACGCATGTGTGTTGAAAATAGCGAAGATGTATTTGACGCCCGGATATTAAGTAAATTATTAGATAAAGATATTGAATACCGGGTACGGCGTTATTCGTATTGTATTAGTAAGAGTACTAAAAATTACAGGGATTGGTTAGAAGAAGACTATAACCGTAAATTGCGTTCTAAAATCAACGAATTATTCCGTTAA
- a CDS encoding NAD(P)/FAD-dependent oxidoreductase, which produces MNKSDYKIHIVGAGISGLIAAQVLENYGYHPVIVEASDRVGGRVRSETVNGYVLDVGFQVLLDAYPAAKKYLDYKKLNLQKLTPGALLFSENHTEKIGDPLREPSLFFSTVLAKSATFSDKFKILKLALHLKKTRVEDIFNHKETTTLQYLRNLAFSEQIITQFFTPFFAGIYLEDQLATSSRMFEFVFKMFTEGSATIPKDGIEAIPIQLKSNLKNTQFLFQTKVKRIEEGLLILKDKSEMKSHFTIVATDPGTLITNLKNQKISWNYCDTLYFTTNQRRIQKPIIGLKGYKEGLVNNIFYPTSIPNKSKGTKEVVSVTIVKKHDLSEEELIQKVIDELNTYYNLDQVSFLKRFIIKNALPVLSSQQYELDPTETRLNNTIFLAGDYLLNPSLNAAMISGERAALGIIKSLEDGLVVEEFTSEFT; this is translated from the coding sequence ATGAATAAATCAGATTATAAAATACATATTGTAGGTGCGGGTATCAGTGGCTTGATTGCAGCACAGGTCTTAGAAAATTACGGATATCATCCGGTGATTGTCGAAGCTTCTGATCGGGTAGGTGGTCGAGTTCGTTCGGAAACAGTTAATGGGTACGTGTTGGATGTAGGTTTTCAGGTACTTTTGGATGCATATCCGGCTGCGAAGAAATATTTAGATTATAAGAAACTAAACCTTCAAAAATTAACACCGGGGGCATTACTATTTTCTGAAAATCATACGGAAAAAATAGGTGATCCTTTACGTGAACCTTCTTTGTTTTTTTCTACCGTATTGGCCAAGTCTGCTACGTTTTCAGATAAATTTAAAATTTTAAAACTTGCCCTTCATTTAAAAAAGACAAGAGTAGAAGATATTTTTAATCATAAAGAAACCACTACTTTACAATATCTACGCAATCTTGCATTTTCAGAGCAAATTATTACTCAATTTTTTACTCCTTTTTTTGCCGGAATTTACCTGGAGGATCAATTGGCTACCTCCAGCCGTATGTTTGAGTTTGTTTTTAAAATGTTTACTGAAGGAAGTGCCACTATTCCGAAGGATGGCATCGAAGCTATTCCAATACAACTCAAAAGTAATTTAAAAAATACCCAATTTTTATTTCAAACTAAAGTTAAACGAATTGAAGAAGGTCTACTTATTCTTAAGGATAAATCCGAGATGAAAAGTCATTTTACCATTGTGGCTACTGATCCCGGGACGTTGATTACGAATTTAAAAAATCAAAAAATATCCTGGAACTATTGCGATACTTTATATTTTACTACGAATCAAAGAAGGATACAAAAACCTATCATTGGATTAAAGGGATACAAAGAAGGGCTAGTCAATAATATTTTTTATCCTACCAGTATACCCAATAAATCTAAAGGCACTAAAGAAGTTGTATCGGTTACTATCGTAAAAAAACACGATTTATCTGAAGAAGAATTGATACAAAAAGTAATAGATGAATTAAATACTTATTATAACCTGGATCAAGTAAGTTTTTTAAAACGTTTTATTATCAAGAATGCACTACCCGTACTATCTTCGCAGCAATATGAATTAGACCCTACGGAAACCCGATTAAATAATACTATTTTTTTAGCTGGAGATTATTTATTAAATCCTTCTTTAAACGCGGCAATGATTTCAGGAGAAAGAGCTGCATTAGGAATTATTAAATCTTTAGAAGATGGGTTAGTTGTAGAAGAATTTACTTCGGAATTTACCTAA
- a CDS encoding class I SAM-dependent rRNA methyltransferase, giving the protein MILLPEIETNTIAVKITNKAEKKVRQRHPWIFDGSITKQNREGVSGDLAILYSQKSKKLLAVGLWDQESPIRIKLIEFLKPVRLTKEWFRNTVAKAFKKREELLQTDTNAYRLLFGENDQMPGFIADVYNRVIVIKLYSACWFPYLKDILEVLQEIPNVQTGVLRLSRKLQSYSQKNYGLIDGTILFGILDNPTIIFKEHGIQFSANVIDGHKTGYFLDHRENRRKVGILSQNKSVLDVFSYAGGFSVHALAGGAASVISIDISKQALLLAEQNASLNQHQGTHTTIAKDAFVALASLKKEQRQFDIVVIDPPAFAKKESEVIKAIQMYRRLTKLGAALVKKNGILVMASCSSRVTREVFYTEVENTLIHSGYTFTILEKTAHDTDHPITFPEGAYLKTGYYRIDS; this is encoded by the coding sequence ATGATTCTATTACCGGAAATTGAAACTAATACAATCGCGGTAAAGATTACCAATAAAGCTGAAAAAAAGGTTCGACAGCGACATCCCTGGATTTTTGACGGAAGTATTACCAAACAGAATAGGGAAGGAGTATCGGGAGATTTGGCTATCCTTTATAGTCAAAAGTCTAAAAAATTACTCGCTGTTGGTCTTTGGGATCAGGAAAGTCCGATACGAATTAAATTGATCGAATTTTTAAAACCGGTTCGCCTTACTAAAGAATGGTTCCGAAATACGGTAGCTAAAGCTTTTAAAAAAAGAGAAGAATTATTACAAACAGATACCAATGCGTATCGACTGCTATTTGGTGAAAATGATCAAATGCCGGGTTTTATTGCGGATGTATATAATAGAGTTATTGTTATCAAATTATATTCGGCTTGCTGGTTTCCTTATCTAAAAGATATTCTTGAAGTTTTACAGGAAATCCCAAACGTTCAAACCGGGGTGCTCCGACTTAGCCGTAAATTACAATCTTACTCTCAGAAAAACTACGGTTTAATAGATGGCACTATTCTATTTGGAATCCTTGACAATCCTACTATCATTTTTAAAGAACATGGCATTCAATTTTCAGCAAATGTTATTGACGGACATAAAACCGGATATTTTCTGGATCATCGGGAAAACCGAAGGAAGGTGGGTATACTATCTCAGAATAAATCGGTACTGGACGTTTTCTCGTATGCAGGAGGTTTCTCCGTACATGCTTTAGCCGGGGGAGCTGCCTCGGTTATCAGTATAGATATTAGTAAACAGGCCTTACTACTTGCTGAACAAAATGCAAGTCTAAATCAACACCAGGGTACACATACCACTATCGCTAAAGATGCTTTTGTAGCCTTAGCATCCCTAAAAAAAGAACAACGACAATTTGATATCGTAGTCATTGACCCACCGGCATTTGCAAAAAAAGAAAGTGAGGTAATCAAAGCCATACAAATGTACCGCCGATTAACAAAATTAGGAGCTGCTTTAGTTAAGAAAAACGGGATTCTAGTAATGGCTTCTTGTTCTTCAAGAGTTACTAGAGAAGTCTTTTATACCGAAGTAGAGAATACTTTAATACATTCAGGTTATACCTTTACAATTCTAGAAAAAACAGCTCATGACACGGATCATCCCATCACTTTCCCTGAAGGGGCTTACCTTAAAACTGGCTATTATCGGATCGATTCTTAA
- a CDS encoding DUF2237 family protein — MSLLNVLGTELKPCCFNPLTGYFRDGFCKTIEEDTGTHILCAVVDKEFLAFTKSKGNDLSTPIPYYNFPGLQPGDKWCLCISRWLQALKENKAPRLFLEACHKDALQYTTLEILKKYAFVE, encoded by the coding sequence GTGTCCCTATTAAATGTTTTAGGTACTGAATTAAAACCTTGTTGTTTTAATCCGTTAACCGGATATTTTAGAGATGGATTTTGTAAAACCATTGAAGAAGATACTGGTACCCACATACTTTGTGCAGTGGTTGATAAAGAATTTTTAGCATTTACTAAATCAAAGGGGAACGATCTTTCTACACCTATACCGTATTACAATTTTCCTGGTTTACAACCTGGCGATAAATGGTGTCTATGTATTTCAAGGTGGTTACAAGCTCTTAAAGAAAACAAAGCACCACGTTTGTTTTTAGAAGCATGTCATAAGGACGCCTTGCAATATACTACCCTGGAAATTTTAAAGAAATATGCTTTTGTTGAGTAA
- a CDS encoding DUF2147 domain-containing protein, whose product MHYLLFIICIGFSYAQVTPETYLGQWQIEGGSVIEIYKKSNLYYGKIIKRAAKPLSNLNGLDNKNPDKGLRGRKLVGCDIISNLSFKEKELEGGTIYNADSGKTYDVKLWIEEENKNLCYIRAYKAFLFKTFEAKRFDPSD is encoded by the coding sequence ATGCACTACCTTTTATTCATAATATGTATAGGTTTTTCTTACGCTCAGGTTACCCCTGAGACCTATTTAGGACAATGGCAGATAGAAGGTGGCTCCGTGATTGAAATTTATAAAAAAAGCAACCTGTACTATGGTAAGATTATTAAGCGTGCTGCTAAACCATTGTCAAATCTGAACGGACTGGATAACAAAAATCCGGATAAAGGCTTAAGGGGGCGTAAATTAGTAGGTTGCGATATTATCTCAAACTTATCCTTTAAAGAAAAAGAATTGGAAGGAGGTACTATTTATAATGCAGATAGTGGAAAAACTTATGATGTCAAACTATGGATTGAAGAAGAAAATAAAAACCTTTGCTATATTCGAGCGTATAAGGCGTTCCTATTTAAAACTTTTGAAGCCAAACGGTTTGACCCAAGTGATTAA